Within the Microcebus murinus isolate Inina chromosome 16, M.murinus_Inina_mat1.0, whole genome shotgun sequence genome, the region TGATTGGTGAGTGAGTAGGGGAAGGTGCTGGCATGGCATAGGTTGTGCTGGGCCGGGGCAGCCCTGatgtgccctgtctgcccctctGCAGCCATGTACGAGCACAAGATCTTTGTCCAGGGCATCATCTGGGACATCAACAGCTTTGACCAGTGGGGGTGAGTTGCCGGCTCAGGAGCGGGTGGTGAAAGCCTTTGGGTTGGGTGAAGGATTTCACTAGCACCATTGGAACCTTCCTCATATccttcatcctcatcttcatgGCAGAGTGGAGCTGGGGAAGCAGCTGGCTAAGAAAATTGAGCCCGAGCTCGATGGCAATGCGCCGGTGACCTCTCACGATTCTTCCACCAATGGGCTGATCAGCTTCATCAAGCAGCATCGCGAGGCCAGAATCTAATAAACTCATCTCAGCTGCAGCCTCTGTGGTCCCTGGTCCTTCCTGTCCCTCCTTGCCAGAACCTGCACTGCATGgtcctgcccttccctgcccagagctctggttGTGGGTTTGGACCACAGGCCCTTTCGGGGATGCTGGTCTGGAATTGTCACCCTTGCTGCCTCTATGTCCATCTGTTCTCCCAGTGGTTTACAACTGGCTGAAGTGTTTCGGTGCAGCTGATTTTTCTGACCCATGTTCACATTGTTCACATCCCGGGTGGAAAAATAAAGATGCCATAAAGGAGACTGGTAGGCTCagcttcttgtttttttcctgtgatgGTGCTTTGTGTAGCTAGTCGGAGTGTGCAGTGGGAGGAATGCTATGAGTTGGCGACTCTTGACTACAACTGGTGCGTGAGCAGCTCTAGAGTGGAGAGCGGTCCCTTCAGAAAAGAGTGGGGCCCCCAAAGTCAGGAGGGTGACTTGACCTATGGAATCAAATCCCAAGACTTGAGTGGGAAGTTGTTCTTTGGCTGGCAAGCTCTGCTGAGGCCACTATTGACCCACCCTCTTTCTTAATGCAACTGATGAAAAGTGGAGCCTTATCTTGTCGGAAGCACTTCCTCTATGACAAAGGAGCcagcacaaaaaaaaaacacgtcTACAGCAAGAGGAAACCCTCTCAAGCTAACTTGGCTTCATGTGAAGGATCTGCAGTGGGACTACTGTGCTTTTGAAGGCCAGCTGCCAGGTCCCATGTCTTTTGTGATGCAGAAGGAACTGGCACATGTcaattgccaaatgtcccttgcCACGTGTCCCTTGGCCCTGACTTGTTCTGCCCCTCATCACTGCCGCTGTCATTAATTGCAATTTCCACTTGTCCCATGGCTACCAGTTGTAAGTCTTGAACAGGTAGGTCTTCAGTGGGAGACTAAAGCAGCTTTCAACATCTTCCTTCCGTACTTTCTTAAATACAAATTGTATCACAACTTGCTGCTTCGTGCAAGTTTGTCAGGAAGTCCAAAGTGAGTTAAATCAGACACTTCACACCTGTAATCAGTCTTTGGTTACATTGTTCCAAGACTCCACATTAATATCAGTGGCAAGTTTGACATTAAATTGCCTCTGGAATTCCAGAGTTGTTTGTATATGATTCCCTTTGGTAACAATAATTAACATCTGAAAATTTGCCTTAAACAACCAGCCTCCTTGTATGATGAGGGAAACAGACGGTTGATGTTGGGGAGAGGTGAGCAACTGTTGGGGGTGTCTTGCTATGTCAGCAAGAATAAGAATTTTGGAGTCTATTCCttgcaataattaaaaatatcttgggGAACATTAGGTAAAATAACATATATCTGCCACGTCATCCAGTGTCTTTTGCTAGGCCTGACATGTACATCAAGGTCAGACTTCACAGAGCCTTTCAGAGCTAGTCGGGTTGGCAGAGTGATAAACCAGGAATAAAGTGGTTTCATCTTAGGTTTTCCCTGGAACTGGAGCCAAACATTCCAAGGCTGGTGCCTCCTCCTTTGAGGTGTAGGTCCTTGGAGAGATACATTTCCTTTGTACCCTTTGTAATCCTAAGATAGTGCTTTTgcaacatacttttttttttttaatttttttttttttttttgagagagagtctcactttgttgcccgggctagagtgagtgccgtggtgtcagcctagctcacagcaacctccagctcctgggctcaagcgatcctcctgcctcagcctctcgagtagctgggactacaggcatgcaccaccatgcccagctaattttttctatgtatttttagttggttgattaatgtctttctatttttggtagagacggggtctcactcttgctcaggctgagctcaaatgatccacccatctcggcctcctagagtgctaggattacaggcctgagccactgcacctggcctacaacatgcttttttttttaacttttttttttttttttgagacagagtctcactctgttgccctggctagagtggtgtggcatcagcctagctcacagcaacctcaaactcctgggctcaagcaatactcctgcctcagcctcccaagtagctgggactacaggcatgcaccaccacgcccagctaattttttctatatatttttagttggccaattaatttctttctatttatagtagagatgagggggtctcgctcttgctcaggctggttttgaactcctgaccttgagtgatccacctgcctcggcctccccgagtgctaggattacaggcgtgagccaccgcacccggccacaaCATGCTCTTTTTGTTAGACTAGTCAaatgcagtagtgagaaggggtGAAAGAGTAAAACAAAGAGTTTGATCTGTAATTGTGAACAATCGAGGTAACCCACTACCTTGAGACCAGCTGCAATGTGCATATCTAAAAAGTCAGATTTTACTGgggtataatttacaaataataaagttCACCTGTCTTTAGTGGTAACAAATGTATACAGGTGTGTAACCATCACAATTGAGATATACAGCATTTTCTTCACCCTAGAAAGTCCGTGACGCCTTTTTGTGGATTACCCTTACTCTCTGaacctaacccctggcaaccactgatctggtTTCTTTCTCCAAAGTTTTTGCTTTACCAGAGCATAGCCTTTTGCGTCTGGCTTCTTAGCACAATGCATTAGAATTTCACCCATACTGTGCTGCaggcatttaaaaatctttattgtgGAAAAATCttatacatatgaaaatttaataGTATAACAAAGCTTCATGTACCTTGCTCCAAATTTCACCAATTATCAACACATGGCCAATCTTATTGTCTCTACATCCCTTCTCCCAATTATGTTGTAGCAAATCCCAGATATCATTTCATCTATAAGTATTTGAGTGTATCTCTAAAAATTAAgagcttccttatttttttcttcttgctaatGAGGGATAATACTATTGTCCcacctaaaatttttattttcagggaaactttGTGGCAATACTACTTCATAGTAGATGGTGTGTTTTTCCTATTTCACCGCATTAGAAAGCACATAATGCCTGGGGCTTCCAGATTTTGAGCCCCTGACACCTGCAGTCGCCTATGCAGTTCAAGACCCAGCCCAAGCACCTTAAAGCCAAATTTCAGCAACCCCGGAAGGACTGCCAGCAGTAAGGGGCGGGGCGTCGCACAGGCTTAGGCGGCGCGCGTGCGCACAGCGGCACACCAGCTCGGCTGCCGTAGTTCGCGTTTCCCCGCGGGCGCCGGCCTGTCATGGCGGCCGTCCGGAAGCCAGTGCTGCTCGGGCTTCGAGACGCTGCGGTGCACGGCAGCCCCACGGGGCCGGACGCCTGGACCGCCAGCAAGCTGGGCGGCGTTCCGGTGAGTGTGGGCGCCGGAGCTGCGGCGGGCGGGTGCCGGCGAAGGGTGTGGCGTGAGGGGGTGGGCGGAGTGCTGGGGGGCAGGGTCGGGGTCTGAGCGCCTCCCCTGCCCTCAGGATGCTCTGCCCGCCGTGGCGGCGCCCAGGCCGCGGTGCGAACGCTGCCGGCAGCCACTCGCCCTGGTCGTGCAGGTGTACTGCCCGCTGGAAGCCTCCCCGTTTCATCGGCTGCTGCACGTGTTCGCCTGCGCCTGCCCTACCTGTGGCGACGGCGGGGCGCGCAGGTAGGCGGGGAAGTCCCGAGGGTGTTCGGAGAGGCCGGGGCGGGCCTGCGGGGGCTGGGCGTCACGGGTGGACCCCTCACGGCCGGCTTCCTTCACCTTTCAGCTGGAAGGTGTTCCGCTCCCAGTGCCTGCAGCTGCGAGAGAAAGAGGCGCAGGACGCTCAGGTAAAGCGGTTGTCATTGGCCTATTACGTTTTGCTGGGATTTCACGATACTTTCCAGAATATCGTTTAgagacagactttttttttttttttttttttttttttttttttttgagacaaagagtcttgctttgttgcccaggctagactgagtgccatggcgtcagcctcgctcacagcaacctcaaactcctgggctcaagcgatcctgctgcctcagcctcccgagtagctgggactacaggcatgccccaccatgcccagctagttttttctatatatattagttggcctattaatttctttctatttatagtagagacggggtcttgctcttgctcaggctggtttcgaactcctgacctcgagcaatccgcccgcctcgacctcccggagtgctaggattacaggcttgagccaccgcacccggctaggACAGACTTTTACAACGTGTTTTTTGTAGTACATTGGAATGGTTTTGGCTTTTTTACAGAACCACAAAATGCTATTTTCTTAAGGTTTTGtgagttcattttatttatttaccttttgcttttagtctgtttttatggtttctttctttcttttttttttcctttttttcaggtCAGCAGCAGCATCAGATTCTGTTTTTAATGGTTTCTAACTTCTTTGTTAAAAGAAGttggaggccgggtgcggtggctcaggcctgtaatcctagcactctgggaggccgaggcgggcagatcgctcaaggtcaggagttcgaaaccagactgagcaagagtgagaccccttctctactataaatagaaagaaattaatgggccaactaatatatatagaaaaaaattagccgggcatggtggcgcatgtctgtagtcccagctactcgggaggctgaggcagcaggattgcttgagcccaggagtttgaggttgctgtgagctaggctgacaccacggcactcactctagcctgggcaacaaagcgagactctgtctcaaaaaaaaaaaaaaaaaagggaaacggAGACTTCCTCCTGGATTTCttcaacaactttttttttaatttactgtaaATTAACAgtttattatgtataaaatgcaCGAGGTACAAAATGATGTCATGATTTATGAATCATGATTTATGAATcatttatgatttatgaatatagTATGGCATAATgaaatcaagctagttaacatattcacctcaaatacttatttttgtggtgagaacatttgaaatttactcttagcTATTTTGAATTGTGTAGTAGTCTGTttttaactatattcaccatACTCTGcaatagaactaaaaaaaatccatcatgttCCTGagattttgtaccctttgaccatcatctccccattccccccacccccagcctctgtaaccacattctactctctgcttttatgaggTGGATTGTTTTAGATTACACATATAAGTGAGTACATGCTGttggctaaagaaaaaaaagtttgagcttgctgtgagctctTTTCAACCCAAGAGTTGAAAATGGCATGGGAataggggtggggcagggaaccACAGAAAGGCATGATGagtgattaaatatttttgagcttaaATTGTGTACATGTATTTCTTTGATAATGTTTAACACACGAGAAGTCACCCACGTGTGCTTGAACGCCATTCCCTGGATGTTCTTCCAGAAACAGGAAAGTGGCTTTGCAGCTGAGGACTGGTGTGAAGGTGCAGATGACTGGGGAAGTGGCATTGAGGAGGTGCCTTCACCACAGCTTACCTTGGACTTTGGAAACGATTCTAACAGCGCCAAAGACACAGACTGGACTGCTCAGCTCCAGGACCTCCACCTGCAAGATGCTGTCCGGGATGCTGCTTATCCTGTACCTCCTGGGGAACAGATGGCCTTGTCCGCAGTGGTGCCCCAGTTCCTGCCCTACTACATCTGCGTTGCAGATGAGGATGATTACAGGGACTTTGTCAGTCTGGATCATGCCCACAGCCTACTGAGGGACTATCAACAGAGAGAAGGAATTGCCACGGAACAGTTGCTTTcccaaaggtgagaaagtttgcTGCTGAGGTTCAGAGGGGTCTTGGTCAGGAAGCAGCCACGGTAGGTACCCTTCAGTTTTGCCCCAGGATCCGGGGAACCTTTTTCAGTCAGAACTTGCATGTGTAGGACCTTCCTGCTTTACTCCTCTTAGGAAAACGAGCCAGAGACAAGGGGATCTCCTCATCAGCCAACCTTGAGTTAGCTCGAAAACACTGCTCTATTTTTAAGTGCCATTAGGAAAATGAACATGGAAGAAGAGACAGAAGTGAGAGATGCCATGCATTTACAGAAGATGTGTTCACTATCTCTTTaactgtcttttatatttttaaaggtcttTCTAGGTGAGACAGGTGAGTTagaaaaatgccatttatttattgagtcttGGCTGTGGCTCCAGAACTGGCCCAGGATCTTGGACACCCTTCCATATCCTCggttctcacctgtaaaatgggagtgatcGTGGTATCTCTGTTGTCTACTTCATCAGATGATTTTGGGAGTCAAGTGAGAGAATAGATCTTGAAAGGCTTTATAAACCGAAGCACTCTAAAGAAGTAAGAATGATCATTTCTGCTATTAATAGAATTACAGCAAGGTATTTAGATAGATGCTGTGTTTTCTTACCAGAGCTACTTCACTTGTAGGCTTTTCCAGAATAATGTTAAAGACAATAATGTTAAACACAAACGTGTTGGTGTTTGAAAATAATCTGTAATAGAGGGAGTTGGTGGgcataatgactttttaaattataattaccCAAGAGTTGAAAATGGCATGGGAataggggtggggcagggaaccACAGAAAGGCATGATGAgtgattaaatatttctgagcttAAATTGTGTACATGTATTTCTttgataatgtttaaaaaattatcttgtttCCTTTTCCAGATAGCATAattttctgcttctctctttagTCTTTCTAGTGTTGGAGATGAAAAATATGAGAAGACTGTAGTTAAAAGTGGAGATCAGATGTTTTACAAATTTATGAAGAGAATTGCTGCTTGTCAGGAGCAGATTTTAAGGTACAGAaggcacattttcttttatttttcttgtttataaaagCAATACTATTAGTTTGGAAAACACAGGAAGATGCAATGAG harbors:
- the PDCD2L gene encoding programmed cell death protein 2-like isoform X2 produces the protein MAAVRKPVLLGLRDAAVHGSPTGPDAWTASKLGGVPDALPAVAAPRPRCERCRQPLALVVQVYCPLEASPFHRLLHVFACACPTCGDGGARSWKVFRSQCLQLREKEAQDAQKQESGFAAEDWCEGADDWGSGIEEVPSPQLTLDFGNDSNSAKDTDWTAQLQDLHLQDAVRDAAYPVPPGEQMALSAVVPQFLPYYICVADEDDYRDFVSLDHAHSLLRDYQQREGIATEQLLSQSLSSVGDEKYEKTVVKSGDQMFYKFMKRIAACQEQILRYSWSGEPLFLTCPTSEVTELPACSHCGGQRTFEFQLMPALVSMLKSANLVETESCSGWFRTPDLEQSTRLGLPEC
- the PDCD2L gene encoding programmed cell death protein 2-like isoform X1; amino-acid sequence: MAAVRKPVLLGLRDAAVHGSPTGPDAWTASKLGGVPDALPAVAAPRPRCERCRQPLALVVQVYCPLEASPFHRLLHVFACACPTCGDGGARSWKVFRSQCLQLREKEAQDAQKQESGFAAEDWCEGADDWGSGIEEVPSPQLTLDFGNDSNSAKDTDWTAQLQDLHLQDAVRDAAYPVPPGEQMALSAVVPQFLPYYICVADEDDYRDFVSLDHAHSLLRDYQQREGIATEQLLSQSLSSVGDEKYEKTVVKSGDQMFYKFMKRIAACQEQILRYSWSGEPLFLTCPTSEVTELPACSHCGGQRTFEFQLMPALVSMLKSANLGLSVEFGTILVYTCEKSCWPQNHQIPMEEYCIIQEDPDELLFK